The Fusarium poae strain DAOMC 252244 chromosome 2, whole genome shotgun sequence nucleotide sequence GTTAGCAAAGCTTTACTCCTTTGGAGCTCACTAACTAACAGAAGAGGATCTGTCCGATTTCCCAATCAGTACAGGGGAAAGGGGCTGAATTATACCATTCTCTTGAGGATGATATCCCATGATTGCAACCATGACTTACACCGAGCGGGAACGGGGTTTTACTTTTAAGTCCCTGCACCGATCGTCGAATGCAAGCTAAACGATATTAACGAAGCAGCCACTATTTTTAGAACCAATCCTCTGGGCAGGGCTGAAAGCAAACGTCATCATCTCAGAACAACGGGAGCGTGGCATGAAGCCTCTGTCATCATTGATAGCAGTAGTGTTGAAGCAAAGAAACCGGCGCTGTGGGAGATTGAACTAAGTAGGCGTTGGGAGCGGTGCAACGTTGACTTGTGACAGAAACAATATGGGAGAGTGGCTGCCACCCTATGCACAACACGTCCAGGTCGAATGAGATGCCTGAAATAGCTTAACGCGGCTTCAGCAGGGCTGAACTTAATAGCCGGTCCACCCGTCGGGGTTCCATCTAGACTTGCAAAGTCCGGTTGTAAGATAGTTGTGTCTACTTGCAATCAAACCGCCGGAATGAAGGAATATGGTGGCTGTGGTTATGATGGGAAAATGTATTTAAATGATGGAGGCGCCAAGCCATCATGAACTGTAATAAATCCTGTCTCTCAAGTTCAACTACATTCCTCACTACTCTTTTAGACATTTATAAACACAATTCAAAGATGGGCAATCGAAAGATAGCAATCATTGGCGCAGGCCCAGCTGGTACGCATCAACTAGTCCGTCCGATTGACTCCTCACTAACACACCATAGGATGCTTGTTAGCAAGACTTCTTCACCTCGCAGGTACAGAAGTAACTGTCTTCGAGGGTGAAGCTCATCCGAACTTCCGATCTCAAGGAGGTACCCTGGATCTACACACAGCTACAGGCCTCGCAGCTCTCAAGGAAGCTCAACTCTTTGATGACTTTCTCAAACACGCTCGCTACGATGGACAATACATGGCCATTGTGGACAAGGACCTGGAATACCATCTCGAACGAAACGCGGTCGGGAAATACAATAAGATCGAAGAACGTCCTGAAATTGATCGTTCTAGTCTCCGAGAGATCCTATCAAATTCACTACCCGAGGGTATGATCAAATGGGGCTACCATCTCAAAAAGGTCCAAGGTCAATCCCTTGTTTTCGAGCATACTACAGTCAACGGATTCGATCTCATTGTTGGCGCAGACGGCGCGTGGAGCAAAGTCCGGAAAGAAATCGATCCAAGTCTCGTTCCGGAATTTGCGGGTATCGGGATGTTTGAGTTGGAGATCACAGATGCTGAGAAGAACGCTCCAGAGCTGTCTAAGCTGGTGAACAGAGGAAGCATCTTTGCCAGTACCGATGGCAACCGCACAACCATTCAACAAATGGGTGATGGCAGTTTAAATGTTTACTGCGGTTTTGTGACGGACAGCCCGGACTGGTACAAGCCAGAAACTTGTGGTTTCAATCCTCACGATCTGAAGGAGACGACACGGGCGTTGCTCGAGACAAGATATAAGGATTGGGACCCTCGACTCAAACAAGCAATCGAATTATCAAACGGCCGCT carries:
- a CDS encoding hypothetical protein (TransMembrane:1 (i392-410o)), producing MGNRKIAIIGAGPAGCLLARLLHLAGTEVTVFEGEAHPNFRSQGGTLDLHTATGLAALKEAQLFDDFLKHARYDGQYMAIVDKDLEYHLERNAVGKYNKIEERPEIDRSSLREILSNSLPEGMIKWGYHLKKVQGQSLVFEHTTVNGFDLIVGADGAWSKVRKEIDPSLVPEFAGIGMFELEITDAEKNAPELSKLVNRGSIFASTDGNRTTIQQMGDGSLNVYCGFVTDSPDWYKPETCGFNPHDLKETTRALLETRYKDWDPRLKQAIELSNGRCNPRSLFMLPVGSKWEHKQGLTLIGDAAHLMTPYAGEGVNQALDDAMLLAKAINGAADKSDQELDKAVKSFEEVMFARVGPVQELTWGLLQDWMYTPGAPKSVMAKSMSRHIKHRLPLVLQPLGVAAVHGYYFLKNKNLVS